The DNA region TGATCGTGTTGGAGGCATTGTGCGCAGTTTGAGCGATAGTAGAATTACGGAAGAGTTCTGATGCGATATGTCGTGCGGACGATATGATGATATTGACTAAAAGAGAATGGATTGTATTGAACAAACCAAAAGTATGCGCAAGAAAACGTCGATGACAGCCCGGTTTGTTGGAAAAACAGAGCACTTAAAGAATCGCCTTCATCCCATGGACGGCCATCCACCCCACATCATCCACCGGCGCATTCACCTTCCTGTACTGTTCTGGCAGCCACGGACCGTACACAGGCAGCGGCGACGGCGTGCCTGGCCTCGGTGGACACTTGCCAGGCTCTGTTCGTTCTATCCCCCCGGCAGCACACCCCGCCCCGTTGAATGCCgaatcagcagcagccttccaCACCTCAGACACATCCCTGATCATCGGCTCCGTCCAGTACAGCCGGCAATCCGACTCCTGCACCACATACTGCGCCGGCAACCCGTCGTAGATGTTCTGCGGGAAAATCTCATCCCTCGCATTGACGGCCGCCGACGTGCTCCTGTTCACCGGTAACGAGGAGTATCGCGAGAGCGCACCAGCCTGGAACGGATTCCCGGCCCAGGGTAGGTAGGAGCTGGCATAGTCGTAGATATTTTTGTACTGCAGCACTTGCGCGCCCCTGACGCCGCCCACTCCTTGGATTAAACCCGGCTCCGGGAGGCCACCCATTGCGATCGACTTGACATTGGCCTGCAGGCTGAAGAACTCGGAGGTCACCGCGCAGGTAGAGGCGCAAGTGCCGTCGTATAAAAGAACAATGTTCTCGGCGAAAAAGGGCTGCGCCAGGTTGGTTCGGGCACCATAGCCGGTCACCTCGATGCCTAATCCAAAGGTCGTGTTGATGGTCGTGAGGCTGTCATAGAGGTTCCAGCGCAGCAGTGAGGTGTAGGGGGTAGATTTGTAGATGTGCGGGTAAAACTTGGCGTCAAACGACGGGAAGAGTTGGTTGTGGAGATCGAGGTCGTAGCGATAGTTGAACCAGTTTTGGTAGTTTCGAACGAGATTTGCGCTCGGCTCTGTGTAAGGGTTGACACCGGCCACGAGATCACTGATGATGCTggcaagagagagaaagctGGGGTCTTCTTTGAACCGGCTCAGTCCTTCCTGGACGATGGAAGGGAATAGCTGCCTGAAAAAGTCGTAGCCCTGGAGGATATAACCGCCGCCATTACCTTGAAAGTCGATAACGAGTTTAGTCTTGCCTTCTTGTGCTGCTAGTGAAAAGAACCGTTGGCAAACTGCCTGAAATTCGGTAGGGGATCGAGGCTCGAAAGAAAGAACAGCGATGACTGCCACGTCTTCgaagccatcaccctcaagaaAATAACCAGAGACGACGCCATCCTGAGTGATGATCACAGGCTTTGGGTAGCCAATAACAGCAattcccccatctccagcctCATCAACCGGGCTTTCTCTGATAGTAGTTGTATTGCCACCGTCTGGATTGCAGAATTTAGCGTAATAAGAAGGGCCGTCAACCACGCCGGTCATGTCAGCtttgacagcagcaacattcTCCAACGAGAGAGCGGTACCATTCTCAAACGTGAACGTCGTGTTTGGCCCTGGGTAAACGTATCTCACTCGGCCACCCTTTGCAAAAAAGCCCAACGGACTCCCCACCGCAACAGACGCCTTTTCGTAAAACATGCTATTATAGGCGGCGTCTGGATCTCGGTTGTAAGTTGCCTTGTATATGGTTTCCGCCACGTAGGTAGCTGCATCAACGCCATTGATGAGGCTGACTACCGACGCAGTCTCTGGAGATTCGGTAATATCCTCTGGTCAGTAGGTCGTCAGCAAGGCTGTCAATGAACTCGCCCTCCTGAGATAAATACCATAAATCTTAATGACTGGCAGCGAGACCCCATCCTCACTGACGGAAACAAGAGCGCGTTGTCGCCTCCATTCAAAGACGCGGGTTAAGGCATCTGGGTAAAAGACATAATGGCCATCATGCCCGGGACAAAACACCGAGACGTATAGATCCTCCTGAAAATCATACTCGTTGCCGTACATGTCTTCCTCCAAGTTCTGGCGGACCTGCGCCAATGCAGAAAACATATCGAAAGGCGGAAAAAAGTAGCCCTCGGGCGGGTCGGCTTTGTAGGCCGAGTCACTCTGCCATTCCAAGTAAGGCTCAATGGCATCGACAAGCTCAAGAGCTTCCTGTTTGTGCAGCGGGATAGAGTTAAGACACTCGTAAGCCAACTCAGCTGCTACAGTCGGAGTTGCTTTTGTCCAGGCCAGTTAGTCATCGATTCTGACCTGCTTCAGTGGGAAAAACATACCAGATGGGCTGAAGACCTGTTGGGAAGACCAGGAACTGCTTACAATGGCGCATGGTTCAGCAGTGGAAACTGAAGGGTAGTAGTCAGTCTCACAGCCCTGGCACCTAGAGACTACCAGGAGAGTGATAACTGCTAGTATTGTGTGCCATAGTCGCATCATGTCTGGTCATTGTCCTGGGGTTGGGCGAACCATTGGGATGTCGAGGCTTCAAGAGTAGTTAACGGGGACAGAACAGGCGGCCAAGGACAGAAACACATGATGGCTGTTATAACGAGGACCTGACGAAAAGCACCCATGCTCTGCGTAAAGATGCTCATGCGTTGCAGAAAAAGGCAGCGCGCCTGCTGAGGCTCAGGGTTGATGCATGGTCAAGCTGGCAGTGGACAGAAGACAACTAACTGTGGGAGTAGGTACATGGACCTTGGTGCCACATCGAATGGAAGCCCACAAATAGACAGCTTTCTGAGAGGAGATGTTCCAATGGTGCAAGGCAGACTGGATGGGGGACTGGATGATGCCAAAGGAACAAGTTAAATCGTCCCAGGTTGCTCCGTTGTTGTCTGTGGTCTCCACAAGCATCAACTTAAGCCATTTAGGGTCTTGGCGCCAAAGCATAACCCTGTCTTTACACGTGCACATGGGAAGCAAGAAAGGTAGAGTTCACCCTTGGGTTCACGTTGACCATAGCGAGTTTCAGTCTTGGTATTGCAAGCACCAAGCTGTCAAGAACGGACCTATAATACTAACGCCACACAAGATAATACCCGAGGACCGTCTTATGTTGTGCCTCTaagccacccacccaccagtTCCAAGCACTGAGCTACCAATtacgccctcctcccaaacatGTCTGGGAGTCACTTTTTTTTCCGGAACTCCGTGAAATCTACCACCTGTTTTTGCCTTATTCTCCTCCTTAGCCATGCCTATCTCTTGTCGGCCTCTTCGGGATCCACAAGGTCCGATGTTGGGACGCTGGGAAGCTCTTGTGCGACGGCATCGGATGTTGAGTCTTCGGAAACAGGAGGAAAGTAATGTCTGTGTATGTTCGTCAGCACGTTGGGGGTAGTGCTTGGCCAGCATGTGGAGAAACTTACGGGACGAACTCGGTGTAAGCATccacatccttcttctcaaacGTAACAAGTATTACCTTATCAATCTTGTCCCCGTCCTTCCCGGTCAAGAATTTGCGAATGGCACTCAACGCTGCGGGCGCGGCCTCCCGACTTGGGTAGCCATATATACCGGTGCTGAGTGCACTGAAGGCGATTGTGCGGCACTCGTGTTCAACGGCGAGCTCCAAGCTTGTTGTGTAGCAGCCGACCAGCAGCTTCTCGCTCGTGTCATGATCCGCCGGGTCGTAGACGGGGCCGACAGCGTGAATGACCCTGTTGCATGGCAGGTCATAGGCGTCTGTGATCTTGGCTGAGCCAGTCTTGCACCCATTCAACTTCTTGCACTCTTCGTACAGGCCGCGGCCAGCTGCCCGATGAATGGCACCGTctacgccgccgcccccgagAAGGGAGCGGTTGGCGGCATTGACGATGGCATCGACGGCGAGAGAAGTGATGTCGGCACGGTACACGGCAACACGGTCGTTGAGAGATTtagaagggggagggatcTCGGTCGGTCCCAAGAGAGTCTTCACAAGCTTGGTGTCAGCGGGTGCGGCTGACAGCTTGTGGAGCTTGTAGAGAagggagacggaggggaTGTCGGCAGCCTTGAGGACGGTCATCTTGCCGATATGCCGAAAGGGCAtagatgttgttgatgttggggaaaAGACTCAGCAAgttgaggtgctgggcaaGGTGAAAGTATGGACTAGGACAGGTAAGGTAGGTTGCGTACCCGTGGCCAAGCAGGTGAGCAGTGCGATGGGAAAGCTTGAGCAAGCCTACCTATCAACAGATgcggggtggtggccgtTCTAGAATCGCGGGGTAATTTTAGCAAGCGGGCATGCAACGGACGGGACCAGGCGACAATAAAAAGTCATAAAATTCTCGAGCTCCAAACTGTCTGATCTAATATTCTGCGACGGGAGTAGTATATGGCTGATCGTCGTCTCAAGTAGTCAGCGATCCCCCATAGCCAGGCCAATAATGGCTGTCTCTCTGCTCCCTAGCTAACGTCCAGTGACGTTGACAGCCCGCACAGGTGCAGGGCACTAGAACACCATCGGACGGCCCGAGAGAAGATCGACATCTGGCCGGTCTCCAGCAGAGAGGGAGTCACTGAGGTCTGGAACCTGGGAATTCCGTGGTACCTCAGCTTATCTTATCGCGCCGAGACACAGCCAGAGGCGGGACAAGGTGGGGTTCCACTCAGTGTCAGATGGACCCCTCCAAACACCCCTTTGTGGCAGTGGCAGTTGTGCAACTCCAAACATTTTACTGACTCACCCGGCGATAACGCTGTCACATCGCCTCCACTTCCAGTCAGTCTTAAACGTCTGGCTCCGTCCCATCGACTGCGCGCCTTCGTTTTTCTTTCAATCGAATCAATCCACCGCTACCATGGCTGACTCCATCGCCGATTCGACGGCCAAGCTCGACATCACCGACGCGCCTACCGCGCCCGATACTGCCCCTACGGTCGACAATGCCCCAAAGCTTCAGCTTGACGAGGAGACCGGCGAGTGGGTTTCCAAGGGAGAACTGAAGAAGAGACTGGCAAAACGCGCAAAAAAGGCGTCgaaggacaagaacaaggaggCAAGCAATGCTGCCGCGCCGCCAAAAACTCAGCAGccgaagaaggaaaaggtcGAAGATGTCCCAATCGACACGGATTCCATGTTCAAACAGGGCTTCTTGAACGATGTTTACAAGGAGCGTCCCGTGAAGCCAGTTATTACCAGATTCCCCCCCGAGCCAAACGGTCACCTACATATCGGTCATGCCAAGGCAATCGCCGTCAACTTTGGCTTTGCCAGATATCATGGAGGATATACCTACTTACGTATGGACGATACAAATCctgagagcgaggaggaggagtactTCACCTCGATCGAAGAAACAGTCCGTTGGCTCGGCTTTGAGCCGTACAAGATCACCTATTCAAGCGACCACTTCGATACCCTATACGCGCTCGCCGAGAAGCTGATCGAGCAGGGAAACGCATACGTGTGCCACTGCGACGAccaggaggtgaagaagcagcgcggtggggagaagggagCCAGCCCTCGTTACCGATGCGAGCATGCCAACCAGTCTGTCGAGGAAAACCTCAAAAAGTTCAGGGCCATGCGGGACGGCGAGTACAAGCCCAGGGAGGCTTTTCTGCGCATGAAGCAGGACATCAAtgaccccaacccccagaaTTGGGATCTGGCGGCGTACCGAGTACTGAACAAACCTCACCACAGGACCGGTGATAAGTGGGTCATCTACCCCACCTACGATTTTACCCACTGTTTGTGCGATAGCTTCGAGAAGATCACCCACTCGCTTTGTACAGTCGAGTTTTTCCTCAGCAGGACGTCGTACGAGTGGCTGAATCAGAGGCTGGTTGAATATCAGCCTATGCAGCGCGAATATGGCCGACTGAGCATCGAGGGTTCCGTACTCAGCAAGCgcaagctgaaggagcttGTCGATAAGGGGATCGTCAGAGGCTGGAACGATCCCCGATTACACACGCTCATCGCTATACGCCGAAAGGGGTGAGTGAGAATTTCGATTGTCATGTCCTTCTGACGCCTCTTGAGTTTGAGTCGGATATGCTAATGTGTTGATAGCGTCCCACCGGGTGCCATCCTGGAATTCGTCAACGAGCTCGGCGTAACCACGACGAACAGCATCATCCAGATGTCCCGCTTTGAGCAGACCATTCGGCGCTACCTTGAACGAACAGTCCCGCGCTTGATGCTGGTGTTGGACCCAGTTCCTGTGGTCCTGGAGTCAAGCGAGTTTGAGGGCACTGACCTCACCGTCCCCTTCTCACCCAAGAACCCGGCCATGGGAGACCACAAGATCAAATTCTCGCAGACTGTGTACATCGACCGCTCCGATTTCCGTGAGGTCGACAGCAAGGACTACTTCCGCTTGGCCCCAGGCAAGACGGTGGGCTTGCTCCAGGCACCCTTCCCCATTACCGCCACAAGCTTCACCAAGGATGAGACCACCGGCCTTGTGACCGAGATCAAGGCTGTCTTTGACCGTTCTGGcaagaagccaaagaccTTCATCCAGTGGGTGCCTGCTGAGAGCGCTGGGTCCAAGAGATGCGAGGCCCGCATCTACAACTCCCTTTTCAAGTCCAATAACCCAACCGGTGCCGAAGGTGGCTTCTTGTCCGACCTTAATCCCGATAGTGAGATCATTTACCCGAACGCTCTTGTTGAGTCTGGCTTTGATGAGGTCAGGAAACGCGCTCCTTGGCCCGAGGCTGCCGGCGAGGACAAGCTCGGCAAGGGCGGTCCCGAGTCTGTTCGGTTCCAGGGCATGCGTGTTGGCTACTTTGTAAGTCTCCTCGTTTTGGTGGATATGCCTGATGCTAACCTGAATCCTAGGCCATGGACTCGGATAGCACAGATGACAAGATTGTTCTGAACCGGATTGTGTCGCtcaaggaggacaaggagaagagctAAGTGGATGGAATGACGACTGGGCTACTTTATGTTTCAGATTACGCAAGTTTCTATAGATATCCCTAGCATCATAAATAGAGTTAGCCTGTGACCCCGATTTCAGTAGGCCTTATTTCTCACCTATTCCCTCTGCATCATGGTATGATGTACATGCGAGCGGCCAGGCAGCGAGGGACTTGCCCCACTTCTAATCAGGTAACCTTCATCATTTGGCAAATCATC from Podospora pseudocomata strain CBS 415.72m chromosome 3, whole genome shotgun sequence includes:
- a CDS encoding hypothetical protein (EggNog:ENOG503PA1B; COG:S) yields the protein MMRLWHTILAVITLLVVSRCQGCETDYYPSVSTAEPCAIVSSSWSSQQVFSPSATPTVAAELAYECLNSIPLHKQEALELVDAIEPYLEWQSDSAYKADPPEGYFFPPFDMFSALAQVRQNLEEDMYGNEYDFQEDLYVSVFCPGHDGHYVFYPDALTRVFEWRRQRALVSVSEDGVSLPVIKIYEDITESPETASVVSLINGVDAATYVAETIYKATYNRDPDAAYNSMFYEKASVAVGSPLGFFAKGGRVRYVYPGPNTTFTFENGTALSLENVAAVKADMTGVVDGPSYYAKFCNPDGGNTTTIRESPVDEAGDGGIAVIGYPKPVIITQDGVVSGYFLEGDGFEDVAVIAVLSFEPRSPTEFQAVCQRFFSLAAQEGKTKLVIDFQGNGGGYILQGYDFFRQLFPSIVQEGLSRFKEDPSFLSLASIISDLVAGVNPYTEPSANLVRNYQNWFNYRYDLDLHNQLFPSFDAKFYPHIYKSTPYTSLLRWNLYDSLTTINTTFGLGIEVTGYGARTNLAQPFFAENIVLLYDGTCASTCAVTSEFFSLQANVKSIAMGGLPEPGLIQGVGGVRGAQVLQYKNIYDYASSYLPWAGNPFQAGALSRYSSLPVNRSTSAAVNARDEIFPQNIYDGLPAQYVVQESDCRLYWTEPMIRDVSEVWKAAADSAFNGAGCAAGGIERTEPGKCPPRPGTPSPLPVYGPWLPEQYRKVNAPVDDVGWMAVHGMKAIL
- the GLN4 gene encoding Glutaminyl-tRNA synthetase (EggNog:ENOG503NUV0; COG:J; BUSCO:EOG09260WYQ), producing the protein MADSIADSTAKLDITDAPTAPDTAPTVDNAPKLQLDEETGEWVSKGELKKRLAKRAKKASKDKNKEASNAAAPPKTQQPKKEKVEDVPIDTDSMFKQGFLNDVYKERPVKPVITRFPPEPNGHLHIGHAKAIAVNFGFARYHGGYTYLRMDDTNPESEEEEYFTSIEETVRWLGFEPYKITYSSDHFDTLYALAEKLIEQGNAYVCHCDDQEVKKQRGGEKGASPRYRCEHANQSVEENLKKFRAMRDGEYKPREAFLRMKQDINDPNPQNWDLAAYRVLNKPHHRTGDKWVIYPTYDFTHCLCDSFEKITHSLCTVEFFLSRTSYEWLNQRLVEYQPMQREYGRLSIEGSVLSKRKLKELVDKGIVRGWNDPRLHTLIAIRRKGVPPGAILEFVNELGVTTTNSIIQMSRFEQTIRRYLERTVPRLMLVLDPVPVVLESSEFEGTDLTVPFSPKNPAMGDHKIKFSQTVYIDRSDFREVDSKDYFRLAPGKTVGLLQAPFPITATSFTKDETTGLVTEIKAVFDRSGKKPKTFIQWVPAESAGSKRCEARIYNSLFKSNNPTGAEGGFLSDLNPDSEIIYPNALVESGFDEVRKRAPWPEAAGEDKLGKGGPESVRFQGMRVGYFAMDSDSTDDKIVLNRIVSLKEDKEKS
- a CDS encoding hypothetical protein (EggNog:ENOG503NY56; COG:B; COG:K), producing MPFRHIGKMTVLKAADIPSVSLLYKLHKLSAAPADTKLVKTLLGPTEIPPPSKSLNDRVAVYRADITSLAVDAIVNAANRSLLGGGGVDGAIHRAAGRGLYEECKKLNGCKTGSAKITDAYDLPCNRVIHAVGPVYDPADHDTSEKLLVGCYTTSLELAVEHECRTIAFSALSTGIYGYPSREAAPAALSAIRKFLTGKDGDKIDKVILVTFEKKDVDAYTEFVPHYFPPVSEDSTSDAVAQELPSVPTSDLVDPEEADKR